A single genomic interval of Daucus carota subsp. sativus chromosome 1, DH1 v3.0, whole genome shotgun sequence harbors:
- the LOC108199336 gene encoding putative F-box protein At4g09190 → MSRYYLSQELIFEILSYLPVISLLRFRSVCKSWRSIISDPQFNNAVLTNSQNKQATLSLLDKDFDNLYVDTRQESVKLNVPPQCNGKVRWICSCNGLVCLTEKYGNVIYFWNPSTKQMKRIAAPKAREAAEYVSDFGFVFDPACNDYKVLRLTVCLIYIYFLPDEGEDISYELIADLYSSRTGCFKEIHVPENLKNIEVRLHSKCVHDLKTEVSYFEGTNELLSFDLEKEVFKVYPYPVPDHVQRSKSNVLDFEGSAAMIFESVDGLVLSLWTLDNVCEDRVCWTKKFNIGACMKIDWVFLYLGDGEFVVKSDGEKIFYDYKKKDAKKLLSPAPVGMLDSVVKYTETLVSPKDFKDLSF, encoded by the coding sequence ATGAGTCGGTATTATCTTTCTCAAGAACTGATCTTCGAAATACTTTCATATTTACCCGTAATCTCACTCCTACGGTTCCGTTCCGTTTGCAAGTCATGGCGATCCATCATATCCGACCCACAATTCAACAATGCTGTTCTCACCAATTCTCAGAATAAACAAGCCACCCTAAGCCTTCTTGACAAAGATTTCGATAATCTCTACGTCGATACTCGCCAAGAATCTGTCAAACTCAACGTTCCACCACAATGCAATGGCAAGGTTCGTTGGATCTGTTCTTGTAATGGTCTTGTTTGTCTTACGGAAAAATATGGTAATGTCATATACTTCTGGAATCCATCGACCAAGCAGATGAAAAGAATTGCTGCCCCGAAAGCACGAGAAGCTGCTGAGTATGTAAGTGATTTCGGGTTCGTGTTTGATCCTGCTTGCAATGACTACAAGGTTCTTAGGCTTACAGTTTgtctcatatatatttatttccttCCTGATGAAGGGGAGGACATTTCCTATGAACTAATAGCCGATTTGTATTCTTCGAGAACTGGCTGTTTCAAAGAGATCCATGTTCCTGAAAACCTAAAGAACATTGAAGTTCGCTTACATTCAAAATGTGTTCATGATCTCAAAACAGAGGTATCATATTTTGAAGGTACTAATGAGTTGCTATCATTCGATTTGGAAAAAGAGGTGTTTAAGGTATATCCCTATCCGGTTCCCGACCACGTGCAGCGTTCAAAATCAAATGTTTTGGATTTTGAAGGCTCGGCTGCAATGATCTTTGAGTCCGTCGATGGATTGGTTCTTAGTCTGTGGACGTTGGATAATGTTTGTGAGGACAGAGTGTGTTGGACTAAAAAGTTCAATATTGGGGCTTGTATGAAGATCGATTGGGTTTTTCTTTATCTGGGTGATGGGGAATTTGTAGTGAAAAGTGATGGTGAAAAAATCTTTtatgactacaaaaagaaagatGCCAAGAAGCTTCTTTCACCCGCGCCTGTTGGAATGTTGGATTCAGTTGTCAAGTACACCGAGACCCTTGTTTCACCCAAAGATTTCAAGGATTTGAGCTTCTAA